The Styela clava chromosome 10, kaStyClav1.hap1.2, whole genome shotgun sequence genome window below encodes:
- the LOC120337584 gene encoding nucleolar protein 9-like has translation MALLTKKVPDPWSMVYHWFIEAISTVINIILIIWPGVIGIGYRKIAIFRYWRKMGLEEDSHRSMMSYLRQADETFRNGFETEEMKQIFLKNTFEGISGSEISFCMQKSFSFVLEQMIKESEFETVLNFYFTIKNDWLQIANNQAGCHVLQAAAECLVRSLPKSKTLSTDVADKLSSFNDIIDISAESLCSVMEGIHSTHALRSHVQMLGGFVLLRTKASSKTKEVKLPKENVPKGYLKTLQTICRCLCEINKQKFVTYLSNPHVGPFISCLFEVVSKRDLPKTLRRLCKKIMSCSEGDTAKTTLLLLIKDKLASHVLETVLEFGTEDAKKEICDLLFEDNKRFFDLCAHPAANFVIQRLITSAKNDVEFNKIFEFISCGLEDILAGQNYGIVQKLCEQCVQFTDSQKTFWDKLLEAFHCEDANQRTFVVLFLASLKTCDAYYKSDTQEEKLIPPIEKVEYHGSILLQTLLKFKNVGLIVKSMCETSIENIITLSCDSSGSHFIDAFYASDKVKPKKKKEFVEKIGKELVSLACDKYGSRVLENIWDNSDIVIKRIIAGNLAQNSPRLSANDYGKFILKKFDIKNFTTRLQEWEQFQKKKSNKRKLFAGIASGTKHQKKKKINSFSNH, from the coding sequence atggctctcttgaccaaaaaggttcccgacccctggtctatGGTATATCATTGGTTTATTGAAGCTATTTCCACTGTTATTAAcattattttgataatttggcCAGGTGTGATTGGTATTGGGTATAGAAAAATagcaatattcagatattggaGAAAGATGGGACTGGAAGAAGACTCTCATCGCAGTATGATGTCATATTTGCGTCAAGCTGATGAAACATTCAGGAATGGTTTTGAAACAGAAGAAATGAAGcaaatttttctgaaaaatactTTTGAAGGAATATCTGGAAGTGAAATATCATTCTGCATGCAAAAATCATTCAGTTTTGTTTTGGAACAGATGATAAAAGAATCTGAGTTTGAAACTGttctgaatttttatttcacgATAAAAAATGATTGGTTGCAAATTGCTAATAATCAAGCTGGTTGTCACGTGTTACAGGCTGCAGCAGAATGCCTGGTTAGGAGTCTCCCCAAATCAAAAACTTTATCTACAGATGTTGCTGATAAATTATCATCTTTCAAtgatattattgatatttcCGCAGAGTCGTTATGCTCTGTGATGGAAGGTATCCATTCTACTCATGCATTACGGTCACATGTACAAATGCTAGGAGGTTTTGTACTCTTGCGTACTAAAGCATCTTCAAAAACTAAAGAAGTGAAACTACCCAAAGAAAATGTTCCCAAAGGATATTTGAAAACACTACAAACGATTTGTAGATGTttatgtgaaataaataaacaaaaatttgtcACTTATTTAAGTAACCCACATGTTGGACCATTTATCTCTTGTCTGTTTGAGGTAGTTAGCAAACGAGATCTTCCAAAAACTCTTCGCCGcctttgcaaaaaaattatgtCTTGTAGCGAGGGAGATACAGCAAAAACCACTCTTCTATTATTAATAAAGGATAAACTGGCAAGTCATGTTTTAGAAACTGTTTTGGAATTTGGAACAGAGGACGCCAAGAAAGAAATTTGTGATTTGCTGTTCGAGGATAACAAAAGATTTTTTGATCTCTGTGCGCATCCTGCTGCCAATTTTGTCATTCAAAGACTAATAACATCTGCTAAAAATGATGTCGAATTCAATAAGATTTTCGAGTTTATTTCATGTGGATTAGAGGATATACTTGCAGGACAAAATTATGGAATTGTACAAAAACTTTGTGAACAATGTGTTCAGTTTACAGATAGCCAGAAAACATTCTGGGATAAATTATTAGAGGCATTTCATTGTGAAGATGCAAATCAACGTACTTTCGTAGTCTTATTTTTAGCATCTTTAAAAACATGTGATGCTTACTACAAATCTGATACACAAGAGGAAAAACTAATTCCTCCTATAGAAAAAGTGGAATATCATGGCTCTATTTTATTACAGacattattgaaatttaaaaatgttggtTTAATTGTAAAAAGCATGTGTGAAACTTCTATTGAAAACATCATAACATTATCATGTGACAGTAGTGGTAGTCACTTCATAGATGCCTTTTACGCGTCAGATAAAGTGAAACCGAAGAAGAAAAAAGAGTTTGTTGAAAAAATTGGTAAAGAGTTGGTCAGTCTTGCATGTGATAAATATGGAAGTAGAGTTTTGGAAAATATATGGGATAACTCCGATATTGTTATTAAAAGGATAATTGCTGGGAATTTAGCACAAAATTCCCCTCGGCTCTCTGCCAATGATTATGGGAAATTCATTCtgaaaaagtttgatataaAGAATTTCACCACAAGATTACAGGAATGGGAACAGtttcaaaagaagaaaagtaacaaaagaaaattatttgctgGTATTGCATCAGGCACAAAACatcagaaaaagaaaaaaattaattctttctcgaatcattga